GATCAACAGAAAATATTTGCATGAGATATTTCACTGACCTTATTACTGTAGGGTTAAGCTCTGATGTGTACAGAAACACCATTGTAAAAGCTCCCTCTGCAAACATCTTTCCCAAAGTTCCCACAGTTGTCTGAAAGATAGTCATTTctgaacaaattaaatgataaATGACACGCCAAACCTATGTGGAAAAGAAGACAAAATGAATTCAATGAAAACAATGTACAACAAAAATATGACAcaatgaaatgtttttgctctatgaaacctgatgtacttatatgattctgttttcttcaagtttgtattttgttggtcgaacgcacttattgtaagtcgctttggataaaagcgtcagctaaatgcaatgtaatgtaacaatgGCTGAACAGAAAACCATAATTGCTGTTTTTAAGCAGGTGTCTTCTACAATAGTACAACAGGACACATAAAGATAAACGTAGTCAATTTATCCACACTAAAAATTAAATGATAACCCTAGCTTGTATAATCCATGGTACAATTCATTATGTTTTATAATAATTGTTCTATTGGAATAAGGCTTTTTTTACAGTCATATTTGAACAGTTTAATTACTGAAGGTTACAAAAAAATACTACCAAGAAATGATTAATTTCTGGCAGTCATTCTGATTTGTGTTGTTGTCGGTAAGCTGCTATAGCAGTAGCTAGAGAACCGGAATCTTTCAAAagaatacacaaataaatatgCAGGTATCCATAGCAAAAGTATGAAATGAACAATGTGCTGAGCTAGTTATTTCCTACAACTCAGTTTATTATGCTGATAGTACGGCCATATACAGTATGATAGCTAAATGCTTCCAATGTTTAAAGCTATAAAACAAATATACCACAAGATGCCAGTAAGAAGAGTCAGTCTCCTCATTTGGGGCGTCTTTATGAGGTCCAAATACGAATATTTTCTGGTTTCTATATTTGATACAGTAGTCTCGGACAGAACCTGAAGTGTAAAAAGAAACCATTTGTCAGCTACATAGAATACCAATGGCTGAAAAATGTAAACCATATGTATGATATACCCCAGGCTTCAGGTCAGCCATGAACTGCTCTCTGCCATTGATTTTTGCACATTTGTTCAGGTAAAAATGAGCACTTTTCAGCTTTCTATTACTTATCAGCCATCTGGCAGACTCAGGGACCCACCTGTGGAAAAATATGATTCAATTAAAGACACAAGATAAAATATATGAACGTTCATTTTGACAGGGAGTTGGTTGTTCCATGTGGTACTTTATCCTTACCACCATGTGATCATTGCTAGAATTAGCAGGGAGGTTGCTGTGGCAGTGAGGACCCTCCAGTCATTCACAAAATAGGCCACAACAGGAGGCAGAGCCGTAAAAATACTCCAGTCCAGGCTCATTAAAATGCCAACTGCAGTTCGATGCTTGATGTCACCCATTCAATACCTGTGATAGAAAATGAccaatcaaatcaaatctaAGAGAATATTATCATGTAGGATATAAGTAACGTGAGGTATGTTTGTTTACACTTTACTCAGGTCTTATTATTTTATGATTGATTTTAACTTTAATGTTGGGATTGACATTCAGACCTGCCTTTTAACAACAAATGATGTCAATGTATCTATGTTGGCTTATTCATCACAGTTTAAAAGTAAATACAgctgaatgaacaatgtttgaTAATGTTAaatgtctgtctgactgttaCGAATTACCACAAGCTTTATATATAAATTCATTCATTTGATGTGAATAGACAAACAAATATACTATAAGATAAAAAACTTTCAAAGGACAATGGCGATTATGTTGACTCCAGAAATTCCAAATCCAGTGAGAAACCTCATGACAGCAAACAAGGTGAAATTGTATGAAAAAGCACTAGCAAATCCAAAGACGGTGGTTAACATGGTGCCAAACCTGTGAGACAGATGTATTATAGATTAACACCCTGGTTTGTTAGGAAAACAAAAATCTTCCGTACCATTGGTTTTGAAGCAGGTCATATTAACAGTGACACTCTTGGAAAAAAGCAAGCTTTCATCCTCCAGTAGTCAATTATTAACTTCACTTCTATCTGAAGTTTAACTATCTGACCAAGAATAAGTCACAGATTTCCTTACTTGTGTTATAATATATCAATGTTTGTGTTATTGCAATCGGGATGATGATAATAAACAACAGAATGGCAGTGTTTGCAAGCCAAAACTGTAATTATTCTACTGTTGAAAAACTGACCTACAATTTTAAATCAAAACCCTGTAAAAACCAATAAATtgtagtttgatttattttagagTTAAATTCACCTGTCACTAAGATATCCAAAAGCAGTTGCTCCAAACATGACGCCCAAGAAGAAGATAGAGGCTGTGGCTCTGTTCATTATTCTTTTATCACAAACCAGATCCCACTatgagggaaacagacaggagACAACAAAGTGAACTCTAAAGTGGCTAATCTGGGAATTAGATTACTTTGACTATTGTAAATATAATTAAAATCCACCTCTGTGGCCAGAGTAGACTTGAAGTTGTTGTTATCGTACACCCATCCATTTTGGCACGGCACTGTTGGTAGTTCAGTCGTGCTGGAGGAGTTCAGCAGCAGATGATACTGAGGCTCTGCAAACATCTGACAGGAGTTTGGAGTCCCATCCTCCTGGACTGGAATACCAACAACAAGCCAGGGATAAATTCTTAAAAACTGCTCCGTCATCCAGAGAGCTGATGTTGCAGTGGTGAGAGGGAATAACTGCAATGAAATTATTCATCAGAAAGTGAAAAGGCAAAGTCACACGAGGTATTACCATCAAGAAGATTGTCGTTAGCTGACATTTCCCAAAGCCGTCCACCTCTGCCAGCACATTCTCAAACTTCATCTTCAAGATAATGCACCAAAGAAAAAATTACGGTTGGATATATTTTCCTAAGTGAGAATACATAAGGGAGAAAGGTAGAACAAAAAGCATAAAACATGTAAGTGTGGAAGTGAGTCTCTGTTATTTTGCATAATGGAgagtgttatggaaatctagggcccaaacacagctggagagtacaagtcaaatgaacaatacaaataaatggtgaatcaagcaaagctgtcttttggttatttatttgaagcttcaaatacacgatacaataatataaatatgtcacaagtcgcacagagtataaaatagtctgcgcgagagtgcgcagaacaatggaaaagcaaaggttatatagaaaaggagtgggaaagagaacaatctgggttcacacagtcagattgttgatgagacacccagtggccttgagtagatagcataacggttctcagagcagggaagttcgtgatgtgtctgactgtgtatgagtctcccagtctgctgaaacagctgtggccttgcagagactgggaaactcataagagaatataatagaataataatggtaaaagcacaacaagaggaaataagaagcatttggtttaaacatatgaaagacataataaggataataataaggatgataataataaaaattccCACTACAAGAGCAACGAGAATGTGTTGCAAACACAATGCATAGTCAGTTAGATTAATTAATCATTTGTTAACGACCAAAGTACATTAGGTCCATGTGCCAAGGTAAGCTTTTTAGAAGTAAATCTGCACCTTACTTTGGTAATATTGAGTGAGAGCCTGGGAGGCAGTCATGGAGACATTGTGAATCACAGAAAGTAATGATGTTCGTCAAATACTGTAACTAGATGACTTACAGGGTTACCCTATTCTTGCTTGTTATAAGTAGGTTGCACACAGCTCTTACAGTACATGCATCCAAACAACACACAATTCTATTTTTAATTCCCCCTAGTCTGCCAACAGTTGTTGCTACTTTTGTTTTGCTAGGATAACCTTTGTGCACTATTTCCCCAGTATGTAACTACAGTGCTAGTAGCAATAGCTTTAGCATTAGCAATCACGTTAGCATGACTAGCCAGTTTAGCTAACAATTAAATAATTGCATTTTGCTAAACTGTACAGGTTAGCAGTTGTAAGAAATGTCCTCAAGGAACACAACTAATCACTCCCTGGTCCCTTATTGACATTTTCCCAAGTTACAAAGGTTTTAATCTGTTATAATTTGTCTCTTACCTCTCCTTTTACCACCCTTGTGCAAAGTCCACATGTCAAACAGGAAGTCAGCTCAGTCAAATTGAGAGATTGCAGCATAGGACAGGTCTCAAATCAGTTAAGGGAGGAGGTGCAGGGAGGGATAATGCGTTGTTGACCCTAGGCAGCTAGGCCAATTGTCTttcctccttttcttttccctttcTTTATCGGAATTAAACAGCTTGTTGTCATAAAGTGCCAAACAAATAGAACAAGCAAGCCAACAAAACTAGTTCTCGGCATAGTAGGCATACCCTACATGTGTGTATgttgggagggggagggggatttggggtaaggtgaccagattttcaaaattaaaaccggggacattttgagttttgcggtccaaatctcattaacatatccaattttcttcactgttatggaaaatccacccaaatggccccagaatagttttttttgtgctaaatctgtctaaaaaagtCAGaacaagtcagaacgtataaaagttagcactgagcttcagtctgcaatgttcaaaacaacagataaagccagaaatctaggtgtagtcatggactctgacctgagtttcaacagtcacattaaaacagttactaaatcagcctactatcacctaaagaatatatctaggattaaaagactaatgacACAGCAGgctttggaaaaacttgtccatgcttttatcttcagtagactggactactgcaatggtgtcttcacaggtctcactaaaaaatctattagaaatctgcagctgattcagaacgccgctgctcgagtcctcactaacactaagaaagtggatcacatcactcctgttctgaagtctttacactggcttcctgtgtgtcaaagaatagatttcaaaatactgctgctggtttataaagcactgaatggtttaggcccaaaatacatttctgacctcctgctaaattatgaaccatccagatctctcaggtcttcagggactggtcagctttctgtccccagagtcagaactaaacatggtaaagcagcattcagttattatgctccaaatatctggaacaaactcccagaaacctgcaggtccgctgcaactcttactacttttaaatccaggctgaagacttttctttttgtcgctgcttttaattgaactattcatatcttagactgcactgtaacttttatccatgtactttttctttcaatgttttttttattagcttttctttttaatgactgattttaaatgccattttcttaatgtctttcattttttgtaaagcactttgaattgccttgtgttgaaaagtgctatataaataaacttgccttgccttgccttaaatgattattgatcacattatatagtacatatttcttaatttataagtaggcctatatatgaattatgaatatgtttggtgtgttttttattgactgagtaaacgcttttatttGGAAGGCAAATGCAtaccgtaatgcataggatattcgcgcaccgTAATACAatgtgcgggctggcttgactgtgtttttcgaagtgggggctggcttgaccacagtctgtagtgtttacccagtgtttcctgacatgaaacgttttatttcacgttgctatgtgtttttaacgtatattaaaaaacggggacatttccggggacagtttcaaccggggacagggcaatacaaacggggactgtccccggaaaacggggacgtCTGGTCACCCTAATTTGGGGTGTTGTGTGGTGGCTTTCTCACAGGGTGCGAATGTTTGTTACAAATCACGGTAAAGCAAGATtagaaaataaacacatttatgaTGGAAACAATTGTGAGCTGTGTGAAATGTAAtgaataaagttaatagtagTAATGGGTTACTGTTTGTGGATtttcacatatatatatatatatatatgctatttAGCATGACACAAGAGTTCCAGTCTCTTTGAAGAACACATTTTAATTGCAAAACATATAATCAATACAAAAATGACACAACTCTTCCTTAATGAACACATTAATTCTGGAAtttcatatttgtttttaaaaaatatacCTATTTGGCATTTTATACCTTCATTTGATGATATAGACTAGAGTGATTACACAAAGGACtatcaaaaataataaagtGACCTTAATATAGACTAGAGTGATTACACAAAGGACtatcaaaaataataaagtGACCTTAATATTGTTCACACACATACAACATAATCAAATTATTTATCAATGAAATGTTCGTTTACTAATGATACATACACTACTTattgttggggaaatattttcctaGGCCCACACCTTTGACCCTGTTTATCAGTTTGTACTGCCCTCACTGCACAGGCTGCAACCTTAGGttctgtgctctcagtgtgttGTCTCCttattcctgcctgttggcgtcagccgACAGAGGTGTTATAGTGCTTTGCCtgttttatcttgttatgcacaaagttgattattctctcagaaCCAGCTAAATACATGCGTCTGAGGTGgagatcttcagaattggtttggctaCTGCTGTGTCACCTCGTGGCTGCAGCACATATCTTGTCAGTTCTCTGGACGTTAACTTCATAATAAAccttcagtgtttgccatcaaagctccagctctccctgtgtctctcagaGTTTGGTTTCCATTAATCCAGAAGTTTCCATCACACTTATTCGTTTTTCAGGTATGAGAAAACGAGTATAGCGTTTAGCAAAAAATGTATGAATTGTGCATATCATATAAAACAGTGAATGCTATTTTGGAAAGATGGATGAATTTGTGGGAACAATAGAGACACCTGGTAGTTGAACACTCTAACCCTTCATATCCGTTCTCACAGACTGTCTGACTATTGCACCTGcagacaaacattacattgcatttagctgacacttttatccaaagcgacttacaataagtacattcgaccaggaagacacaaccttgaagaaaacagactcatataagtacatcaggtttcatagagccaaacatttcaagtgctactcaactggctacagataagccagccctttattagtatataagtgctctgttagcagttctttgttagtcattctatcgctcgaggtggagtcgaaagagatgagttttcagtctgcgccggaagatgtacaggctttctgctgtcctgatgtcaatggggagctcattccaccattttggagccaggatagcaaacccacatgtttttgctgatgggaacttgggtctccttcgcagcgagggtgcagcgaatcgtttggctgatgcagagcatagtgcacgcgctggggtgtacggtttaaccatgtcctggatgtaggaagggccagatccattcgcagcatggtacgcaagtaccagtgtctttaagtgaattctagcagttaccggaagccagtggagggagcggaggagcggagtggtgtgggaaaatttaggaaggttgaagaccagacgagccgctgcattctgaatgagctgcagaggtcggatggcacatgcaggtagaccagccaggagggagttgcagtagtctaggcgtgagatgacgagagcttggaccagaacctgcgtcgctttctgggtcagctggggacgtatcttcctgatgttgtagagcgtgtatctgcagcagcgggttgtagcagcgatgtttgcagtgaaggacaggttgttatctaggatcacacccagattccttgcagtctgagtcgggaaaacaacagaggtgccaatgttgattgtcaggtcaagagtgggacaatcttttcccggaaggaaaagcagttcagtcttttcaaagttgagcttgaggtgatgagcggacatccactgagagatgtcagctagacaagcagagatgcgtgcgacgacctatGTCCTGCCTCTGAGAATCTGGCTTGTTTAATTTATATTATCCTGTGTGGGACTCTTAAACACAGcacatttattaaaatattatttttaagaAAGATATATAGGTTgcgattatttaaaaaaaacacttgttTGTTTATTCTTTTATTAATCAAAAACATACTACCAACACTTATATGCCCGGCAACTCTAATAATTGGCCTTTGTTTGCACTTGTTCAGGGTTGTGATTTTTCATCAGATGAGGAGATTGATCTTCTTCTGAAATACAAGATACATGTTTGGGTTGAAATAAAacttttgtttaaatgtttagaTTAATTCCAAATAAAGGCCCATTACCTTGGGTGTTCCACCTCTTCAATGGTCTCTGGTAAACGGATGTTTTGTGTCTCAGGAAGAAGATAACATGTCAGCCCTGCAGTGAACGCCACCAGAGAGAATATGGTACTCGGTAAATGGCCCCACACTTCTTCAAGGAGGATGATGAGGGGAGAAACAGACACGCCTATATGGGCCATGAAGGAGCTGTACCCCAATCCATTTTGCCTGTATAAGCAAAAATACAGGTTCAGTATCCAGATGTCTGTTACTTACTAGTTTTTCTACTTTTGAGTTTAGATGCTGTTGTAAATGTGCATAGTATAAGCTCTATATAAGATAGTTTATTCACCTCATTACTGTGGGGTAAAGCTCTGTTGTGTACAGATATACACATGTGAAAGAAGCCTCTGCAAACATCTTGCCCAAAGCTCCCACAGCTGTCCGAAAGAGCCCCAtatctgaaaaataaaatagtcatAGAACATTTTGACCCCACCTGTTATTGTATTTAATGTGTAGTATTTGACTAAATATGAACCATAGTGGCAATTTTTACTATCAGAAATCAAGTAGTTAGTTAGTCTTTACCATCATCCTACCAACATAAACCATAAATAAGAAGAACCATACTAAAACCAGCCTAGTACAATCTTgacttgtttttcttttttaaaactatatTAGATAGGTGATCAGTCTGCTctgatatatttgtatttttatctCTATATCTATCACATTATGAAATAACAGAAGTCCTGCAGCTCATTTAACGGCACAGTTTCTGATTATGGGTATGTGAGCATATATCTGTTGATTGAGAATTTCAATACTTTCAGAGCATTTATATAGGCCTTAGATCTGCTTCAAATAATTACAAATAATTGTTAATCTCTCTTTTTACTATATAGGATCTTTAAAGTGTAGCTTTGTTGTTGTCTATTATTGTTGAAGTAGCTATGGTAGTCACACTGTTGATCATTTACCTTGAGGGACAAACATGTTGCAAAATATACACAGTCCAGTCAGAACAAGCGCTCCACCCTGACTCGACCTTCGGCCTACTTTGTTCATAGCAAAATAGATTAATGCTTTGGCTGGAAGTTCAATCAAGCTGTAGATCAACTGTGTGATATAGATGTTCAAACCAAATCCAGAGACATTGAAAATGATCCCGTAATACGGGCAGGCCACTCCAAACCTGTCAACAGAGAGCAAATTATGTCAAAATACAATTTGAGTTACACatagaaaaaaacatatttaaatagtGCTTTGTTTTACATAACCACTGGCACTACAAGTCAAACGATTAGATATTCTTTATTGTCCCAGTAGGGACATTTGTTAAGGTCCGTTGTGCAGTTCCACAAAAGATGAAAATCATATATACTGCACAAAAAAACCATCAGATGCTTCCATACATACACAGTTTGCCCATACACATACACCTACTGACAATGGTGACTTATTGCACAACCCTCAAGGCCAACATTTAAATCCACATTACACTTCAGATAGGTGTTGCAGCTAAATGGAAACCTGCATCTTCTACTAGAAACTAATTGTTGAAACTGTGTGGAGAATCTGGTCTGGATCAGACACTTTTATTTGTGCCTCTCTAATAATGGACTGTTCATAGATTGTTTGGGGagcttaatattttttaaacccCTTAAGTGTTATAGCAGTCTGTACTGCAATAATGAAGCTAAAACATGTACAAGACAAGTACACCAAAGAGGCTGCAGAAATTGAGAGGCCCAGACAGAAAAATGATATTGCAAGTCGAGAATTTGCAAACGAGTAGTAGTGCCTTGCTAGAGGATCTCAAACAGAAATAAAGCTATTAGGGAGTTTGCAGGTCAATGATGTAGGCAGGAACTAGACCATTGAAGGCCTCATAAACAATCTGTAAAATCTTTAAATCAACTATAAAACTAACAGGAAACCGGTGATGGGGAGCAAAGCATCAGTTTGATGTGGACACTTCTCTAAGGAAGGGGTTAAAAGCCTGGAAATGTTTTGTATCAACTGCAATCTTTGAATGTTTCGCCTCGCTGGCTTTACAGTCAATATCACTTCCAGGGCTAGTTAGCAAGGTCAttccagttctcattcataacactccgttcgatgtctcactatgggatgcgcctcatcgcggagcaaacagaagcatcaatctcattacgccaatcctgattggccggtgattcttgacgtcagtgtcatggaaatcaccccctataagtagcttgtgcCACaatgcatgcgtcattcaaacacaacataagtggctcgactctgcggctgcgggttgaagatctcgggcacagacacacaccaggtctgttcgtcctgcctcgggctggaacacgcccgaggcgctatcgacaaccccggctcatgcggacattgtgtccgcttcaccgtcaagagcctccgccgacggttagcacgacaagctagcctgtcggaacaggacccccccatgtccacggacccgccggccggcagtcaagacacgggggcgtccgccacagagagtgaacccctctccgtgtcggtctggggctcattatctgcgatggctatagaaccggaatcccgcaccctggcaggccgggacccggtgacgacaagacaccaagctggggctcccggttagacctcaccatggtctcacccgcggaggatgccCTCGAGctggacgaagaggaggacgccttggcgttcctcctgtccgagtcagatgaacaggaagaggacaccttcatgtcaccggctcaggctgcaaagcctgaggcGAGAGcggctctcccgggcgatagcacaccatcttcgcccggtctgagcatggacctgcaggccgtgtgtaaacgcgctgcggccagactcaacgtccctggcccgaaat
Above is a window of Pseudochaenichthys georgianus chromosome 1, fPseGeo1.2, whole genome shotgun sequence DNA encoding:
- the LOC117447304 gene encoding solute carrier family 22 member 7-like isoform X2, whose amino-acid sequence is MSANDNLLDVQEDGTPNSCQMFAEPQYHLLLNSSSTTELPTVPCQNGWVYDNNNFKSTLATEWDLVCDKRIMNRATASIFFLGVMFGATAFGYLSDRFGTMLTTVFGFASAFSYNFTLFAVMRFLTGFGISGVNIIAIVL
- the LOC117447304 gene encoding solute carrier family 22 member 7-like isoform X1 → MLQSLNLTELTSCLTCGLCTRVVKGELFPLTTATSALWMTEQFLRIYPWLVVGIPVQEDGTPNSCQMFAEPQYHLLLNSSSTTELPTVPCQNGWVYDNNNFKSTLATEWDLVCDKRIMNRATASIFFLGVMFGATAFGYLSDRFGTMLTTVFGFASAFSYNFTLFAVMRFLTGFGISGVNIIAIVL